One segment of Theobroma cacao cultivar B97-61/B2 chromosome 9, Criollo_cocoa_genome_V2, whole genome shotgun sequence DNA contains the following:
- the LOC18588920 gene encoding sugar carrier protein A: MAGGSLAPTGVAKERAELYQGRVTLHVIIACMVAAVGGSIFGYDIGISGGVTSMNGFLRKFFHSVYIKKQHAHENNYCKYDNQGLAAFTSSLYLAGLVASLVASPITREYGRRASIICGGISFLIGATLNAAAVNIAMLLLGRIMLGVGIGFGNQAVPLYLSEMSPSHLRGGLNMMFQLATTLGIFTANMVNYGTQKLEPWGWRLSLGLAAIPAFLMTVGGFCLPETPNSLIERGSKERGRKVLVRIRGTDNVDAEFQDMVDASELANSIKHPFRNILEKRNRPQLVMAICMPTFQILTGINSILFYAPVLFQSMGFGRNAAFYSSALTGAVLAGSTFISMATVDKLGRRVLLISGGIQMIICQVIVAIILGLKFGENQELSKSYTILVVIVICLFVLAFGWSWGPLGWTVPSEIFPLETRSAGQSITVAVNLLFTFIIAQCFLAMLCHFKFGIFLFFGAWITVMTLFVYVFLPETKGVPIEEMIFLWRKHWFWKRIVPEYPQVDENETR, encoded by the exons ATGGCTGGAGGGTCTTTAGCTCCAACCGGGGTGGCCAAGGAGAGAGCAGAGCTGTACCAAGGGAGGGTTACCTTGCATGTGATTATTGCATGCATGGTTGCAGCTGTTGGAGGATCAATCTTCGGATATGACATTGGAATTTCAG GTGGAGTGACTTCCATGAATGGATTTCTGCGGAAGTTTTTCCATTCGGTGTACATAAAGAAGCAGCATGCCCATGAAAACAACTACTGCAAGTACGACAACCAAGGGCTGGCAGCATTCACGTCTTCTCTATACTTAGCTGGTCTAGTTGCATCCTTGGTGGCATCTCCTATAACCAGGGAGTACGGCCGTCGTGCAAGTATAATTTGTGGGGGAATCAGCTTTCTTATCGGAGCAACTCTAAATGCCGCAGCTGTCAATATCGCAATGCTCCTGTTGGGTAGAATCATGCTTGGTGTTGGAATAGGATTTGGAAACCAG GCTGTTCCGCTATACCTGTCAGAAATGTCACCAAGTCATCTACGAGGAGGCCTCAACATGATGTTTCAGTTAGCAACTACCCTTGGAATCTTTACAGCGAACATGGTCAATTATGGGACTCAAAAGCTTGAACCATGGGGATGGAGGCTCTCTCTGGGCCTAGCAGCAATACCAGCCTTTTTGATGACGGTGGGAGGATTCTGTCTTCCTGAGACACCTAACAGCTTAATTGAAAGGGGATCAAAAGAGAGAGGCAGAAAAGTCCTGGTGAGGATTAGAGGAACAGATAATGTTGATGCAGAGTTTCAAGACATGGTAGATGCTAGTGAGTTGGCAAATTCAATCAAGCATCCCTTCAGAAACATCCTTGAGAAAAGGAACAGGCCACAATTGGTCATGGCAATCTGCATGCCAACATTCCAGATCCTAACAGGCATAAACTCCATCCTCTTTTATGCTCCAGTGTTATTCCAAAGCATGGGATTTGGACGAAATGCTGCATTCTACTCTTCAGCTCTCACAGGAGCAGTTCTGGCTGGATCTACATTCATTTCCATGGCAACAGTGGATAAATTGGGTCGAAGAGTTTTACTCATCAGTGGTGGAATACAAATGATTATATGTCAG GTTATAGTTGCCATAATCTTGGGGTTGAAGTTTGGGGAAAACCAAGAACTATCAAAAAGTTACACAATATTGGTGGTGATTGTGATATGTCTCTTTGTTTTGGCTTTTGGATGGTCATGGGGTCCATTAGGCTGGACTGTACCAAGTGAAATATTCCCATTGGAAACCAGGTCAGCGGGACAAAGCATTACAGTGGCTGTGAATCTTCTATTCACTTTCATCATAGCTCAGTGTTTCCTTGCCATGCTTTGTCATTTCAAGTTTGGGATCTTCCTATTCTTCGGGGCCTGGATCACTGTCATGACCCTTTTTGTTTACGTTTTCTTGCCTGAAACCAAGGGAGTTCCTATTGAAGAAATGATATTTCTGTGGAGGAAACATTGGTTCTGGAAGAGGATTGTCCCTGAATATCCCCAAGTTGATGAAAATGAGACTAGATAG
- the LOC18588921 gene encoding E3 ubiquitin-protein ligase MIEL1: MEEVEIKHFGSEELGCQQQNETCKNEKKAGGSHSQQSGGPCMLKQESNEAEATELLEKGFMEYGCLHYRRRCRIRAPCCGEIFDCRHCHNEAKNNINVDQKLRHDIPRHQISQVICSLCGTEQEVQQVCINCGLCMGKYFCETCKFFDDDTSKRQYHCDGCGICRIGGRENFFHCYKCGCCYSILLKNSHPCVEGAMHHDCPVCFEFLFESRYDVTVLPCGHTIHTDCFKEMRDHFQYACPLCSKSVCDMSKVWERFDEEIAATPMPEPYQNKMVSILCNDCGTKSEVQFHVLAQKCLNCKSYNTRQTRG; the protein is encoded by the exons ATGGAGGAAGTGGAAATTAAGCATTTTGGATCTGAAGAGCTTGGCTGTCAGCAACAGAATGAAACctgcaaaaatgaaaaaaaggcAGGGGGGTCACACTCACAGCAGTCTGGTGGACCTTGTATGCTCAAACAAGAATCAAATGAGGCAGAAGCTACTGAATTGCTGGAGAAGGGGTTTATGGAGTATGG TTGTTTACATTATCGAAGAAGGTGCCGGATTAGAGCTCCTTGTTGTGGTGAGATCTTCGATTGTCGCCACTGTCATAATGAGGCCAAG AACAATATCAATGTTGACCAGAAGCTCAGACATGATATCCCACGGCATCAAATAAGTCAG GTCATATGTTCACTCTGTGGCACAGAACAAGAG GTCCAACAAGTCTGCATTAACTGTGGTCTATGTATGGGAAAATATTTCTGTGAGACCTGCAAATTTTTTGACGATGAT ACATCGAAGAGACAGTATCATTGTGACGGTTGCGGAATCTGTAG AATTGGTGGACGGGAGAACTTCTTCCATTGCTACAAGTGTG GTTGCTGCTACTCAATTCTTCTGAAAAACAGTCATCCCTGCGTGGAAGGAGCAATGCACCATGATTGTCCTGTATGCTTTGAG TTTTTGTTTGAGTCAAGATATGATGTAACTGTTCTGCCTTGTGGACATACCATTCACACAGATTGCTTTAAGGAGATGAGGGACCATTTCCA ATATGCTTGTCCTCTATGCTCCAAGTCGGTTTGTGACATGTCAAAGGTTTGGGAGAGATTTGACGAAGAGATTGCAGCTACACCAATGCCAGAACCGTACCAAAATAAAATG GTTTCAATCCTTTGCAATGATTGTGGAACGAAGTCAGAAGTTCAGTTTCATGTCCTGGCCCAAAAATGCCTAAACTGCAAGTCATACAACACCCGGCAAACAAGGGGCTGA